One window from the genome of candidate division WOR-3 bacterium encodes:
- a CDS encoding AIR synthase: protein MIKLPEIGKISAEVFNELIFPHLGAERPEILVGPRHGVDVGIVKIGDKVIAMTSDPVFIVPEYGFERAAWFAVHILASDVVTSGLPPTYLTIDLNLPLSISEEQLTVVWKTIDRECKKMGMAIVCGHTARYDNCHYPMVGGATILALGDIDQYVSPVFARVGDRIIITKGPAIEAAGIFATMFPEYIAEEYGEDFAKKSQEIFFKMSVVEDALTAVSAGIRDNGVSSMHDATECGIWGGVFEIAEAAGVGARINKEAIVVEECVREICELFKIDPYKSISEGTLIITCREHKADAVVDALNKKGIKSSVVGELIEKKFGINVVEGKRERKIEHPRVDPFWKAFYDALERHKEFKK from the coding sequence ATGATTAAACTGCCTGAGATAGGTAAGATTTCAGCTGAGGTGTTCAACGAACTTATCTTTCCACACCTCGGTGCAGAACGTCCGGAAATTCTGGTCGGTCCCCGCCACGGGGTTGACGTCGGTATCGTAAAGATCGGCGATAAAGTTATTGCGATGACCAGCGATCCGGTCTTTATCGTGCCTGAATACGGATTTGAACGCGCCGCCTGGTTCGCCGTCCACATCCTCGCTTCAGATGTCGTCACCTCTGGTTTGCCTCCGACTTATCTGACGATTGACCTGAATCTGCCGCTTTCAATATCTGAAGAACAGTTGACCGTAGTATGGAAGACGATCGACCGGGAGTGCAAAAAGATGGGTATGGCGATTGTCTGCGGACATACCGCACGTTATGACAATTGTCATTACCCGATGGTCGGCGGTGCCACGATCCTTGCGCTTGGGGATATCGATCAGTATGTTTCACCCGTTTTTGCGCGGGTCGGCGACAGGATAATAATCACCAAAGGTCCGGCAATCGAAGCGGCGGGTATTTTTGCGACGATGTTTCCTGAGTATATCGCTGAAGAGTACGGAGAAGATTTTGCAAAGAAGTCTCAGGAGATATTCTTCAAGATGTCGGTCGTTGAAGACGCATTGACCGCCGTAAGCGCGGGTATTCGTGACAACGGAGTTTCATCGATGCATGACGCGACCGAATGCGGCATCTGGGGCGGTGTCTTTGAAATCGCCGAAGCCGCCGGTGTCGGCGCCAGAATCAATAAAGAAGCGATCGTGGTTGAAGAGTGTGTCCGGGAGATATGTGAATTGTTCAAAATCGACCCCTATAAGTCGATCAGCGAGGGAACATTGATTATCACCTGTCGGGAACATAAAGCCGACGCCGTGGTCGACGCTCTCAACAAAAAGGGAATAAAGTCTTCTGTCGTCGGTGAACTTATTGAAAAGAAGTTCGGCATAAATGTCGTCGAGGGAAAGAGAGAAAGAAAGATAGAACATCCGCGTGTCGACCCCTTCTGGAAGGCGTTTTACGATGCCCTGGAAAGGCATAAAGAATTTAAAAAATAA
- a CDS encoding Rrf2 family transcriptional regulator translates to MKVSSRFRYGLRLLVDLAANYQKGPILLKDIASCEKISKKYLEQIVITLRTAGLIGATRGARGGYFLIKPPDEIKLTDIYKILEGPYAPVDCLKNPDICTMIETCPTRKLWIELEKSIKRIFEEKTLAELVRK, encoded by the coding sequence ATGAAAGTATCTTCCCGGTTCCGCTATGGTCTGAGACTGCTCGTGGACCTGGCGGCGAACTATCAAAAAGGACCCATTCTTCTTAAGGATATTGCGAGCTGTGAGAAAATTTCAAAAAAATATCTGGAACAGATTGTAATCACCCTCAGAACCGCCGGGCTGATCGGCGCGACCCGCGGCGCTCGGGGCGGTTATTTTTTGATCAAACCACCTGATGAAATAAAACTTACTGATATTTATAAAATCCTGGAAGGACCCTATGCACCTGTGGACTGTCTCAAAAACCCTGATATCTGCACAATGATAGAAACCTGTCCTACGCGAAAACTCTGGATCGAACTTGAAAAATCAATCAAAAGAATCTTTGAAGAAAAGACCCTCGCCGAGCTGGTGCGAAAATAA
- a CDS encoding metallopeptidase family protein, translating to MNREIFEKVVIDVIDSLPRFLREKLENLEIVIEDEYIEKKSLLGLYQGVPLKKRGAWYGNVLPDKIILFKNNIERLSRNEDELKEWIRRVVIHEIGHYFGFGEEELRKAGY from the coding sequence ATGAATCGGGAGATATTCGAAAAGGTCGTCATAGACGTTATAGATTCCCTGCCTCGGTTTCTGCGTGAAAAACTGGAGAACCTGGAGATCGTGATTGAAGACGAGTATATCGAAAAGAAGTCCCTCCTCGGTCTGTACCAGGGGGTTCCTCTCAAGAAGAGGGGTGCGTGGTATGGAAACGTGCTTCCGGACAAGATCATTTTGTTCAAGAACAATATCGAGCGTCTGAGCCGTAATGAAGATGAATTGAAGGAGTGGATTCGCAGGGTCGTGATACACGAGATCGGTCATTATTTCGGTTTCGGTGAGGAAGAATTGAGAAAAGCCGGGTATTAG